From a single Porites lutea chromosome 10, jaPorLute2.1, whole genome shotgun sequence genomic region:
- the LOC140950286 gene encoding uncharacterized protein — MSVFLNEEDIPGSSLAGRNPAQLKNEELRFWLKCRNDPAKGLRTKAQLVKRVEEYINQGKDGFLVDPDPDLIYTKRKLAKQNESAATNTATNTTTSSVITFSTANNFSFPQHGWGINLEKMPLFTKAEMDRFISNSGKRLGSTNHSVPTSWRKGKTFLEDEYLKNIECTSDDKHFYFRCKCHHSFRKNDAPHNIQLALCIIKGEVVQSTCSCVAGKTGYCNHALALMLKMCKYSLYESKSTLDLHDDADQNSKEACTSKLQTWHRKGRGDTIVPQPVMDLVVKKTKLANNNETQKEGLKCLLYEARTNDRVQEAEETKFKDTLRSINPKMGLANVAANHNVLTETKFGNSPVGSYASYQLSFTESNFDVSINIDAVPRNMPRNQQIEQFPSFPLRKQGEGERRELPDEENEFVKKFNLDEDEINALEAATRDQANSELWRSERKYRFTASNFHLISHRQRNHETFANTLMNPKPFTSRHTRHGIKYEPEAVHAYMKYMNERSIPVEVFKSGLVVYKKEPVLACSPDGKVFDAGCSKPFGLLEVKCPETKFLVTPLDACSDASFCCENIDGNCKLKVTHPYYAQIQGQMGITGAEWCDFVIFTKKGISIERVLFDLLYWQELERKLLYYYYEHFIKFAIVEAL, encoded by the exons ATGTCCGTTTTCCTTAACGAAGAAGATATTCCCGGGTCATCTTTAGCTGGAAGAAATCCAGCACAGCTGAAAAATGAAGAATTACGGTTTTGGCTTAAATGTAGAAACGATCCAGCAAAAGGACTTCGCACAAAAGCTCAACTCGTAAAGCG AGTTGAAGAATACATTAATCAGGGTAAGGATGGTTTTCTTGTCGACCCAGACCCGGATTTAATTTACACGAAACGAAAACTCGCAAAGCAAAATGAATCGGCTGCAACAAACACCGCCACAAACACTACCACAAGCTCTGTTATCACGTTTTCGACTGCtaataattttagttttcctCAGCATGGCTGGGGAattaatttagaaaaaatgcCACTTTTTACGAAAGCTGAGATGGATCGTTTCATCTCTAACAGCGGAAAGCGCTTGGGAAGCACTAATCATTCCGTCCCGACAAGCTGGAGAAAGGGAAAGACATTTTTGGAAGACGAATACCTTAAAAACATTGAATGTACCAGTGACGATAAACATTTCTATTTTCGCTGCAAGTGTCACCATTCCTTCAGAAAAAACGATGCCCCACATAACATTCAGCTGGCATTGTGTATTATAAAAGGTGAAGTTGTTCAGTCAACATGTTCTTGCGTGGCGGGGAAAACAGGTTATTGTAACCATGCTTTAGCCCTGATGCTTAAAATGTGCAAATATTCTCTGTACGAAAGCAAAAGCACGCTCGACTTGCATGATGACGCGGACCAAAATAGTAAAGAAGCTTGCACTTCAAAACTACAAACATGGCACCGAAAAGGGAGGGGAGATACTATTGTGCCCCAACCAGTTATGGATCtggttgtgaaaaaaacaaagctgGCGAACAATAATGAAACCCAAAAAGAGGGATTAAAGTGTCTTCTCTATGAAGCGAGAACAAATGACAGAGTACAGGAAGCAgaagaaacaaaattcaaagATACATTAAGAAGTATCAATCCAAAAATGGGGCTAGCGAACGTAGCAGCCAATCACAATGTGTTAACCGAAACTAAATTTGGTAATAGCCCAGTTGGTTCCTATGCAAGTTATCAGTTATCATTTACGGAATCAAATTTTGATGTCTCTATTAACATAGACGCTGTTCCCCGTAACATGCCTCGTAATCAACAAATAGAGCaatttccttccttccccttaCGAAAGCAAGGGGAAGGTGAGCGACGTGAACTTCCTGATGAGGAAAAtgaatttgtaaagaagttTAACCTCGATGAGGATGAAATCAACGCATTAGAGGCTGCGACGAGAGACCAAGCGAATAGCGAGTTGTGGAGGTCAGAACGTAAATACAGATTTACAGCGTCGAATTTTCACTTGATTTCTCACAGACAAAGAAATCACGAGACTTTCGCTAACACGCTTATGAACCCAAAACCCTTTACATCAAGACATACGAGACATGGAATTAAATACGAGCCCGAAGCAGTTCATGCCTATATGAAGTATATGAATGAGAGATCAATCCCGGTTGAGGTTTTCAAAAGCGGTCTGGTTGTGTACAAAAAGGAACCAGTACTGGCTTGCTCACCTGACGGAAAAGTTTTTGATGCAGGTTGCAGCAAGCCATTTGGCTTACTAGAAGTTAAATGTCCAGAAACGAAGTTTCTAGTAACTCCTTTGGATGCTTGTTCAGATGCCAGTTTTTGTTGTGAGAACATTGATGGGAATTGTAAATTGAAAGTAACACATCCCTATTATGCACAAATCCAAGGGCAAATGGGGATAACTGGTGCTGAATGGTGCGATTTTGTGATTTTTACCAAAAAGGGAATATCAATCGAGAGAGTCCTCTTTGACCTGCTGTACTGGCAAGAGCTTGAGAGAAAACTCCTTTACTATTATTATGAACATTTCATTAAGTTTGCCATAGTTGAGGCCTTATAG
- the LOC140949643 gene encoding uncharacterized protein translates to MWSSSKVYCCVPLCNQTGRVDPQGNRVGFFTFPKDPNIRQQWLQKIRRDVGPNFSLTKDTKICSLHFREEEIKTGISGKKIELVKGTIPSRFAWRTSPRKRHSPLDGSQIPEKRKQMEDLSTCNENGCAAEDLHSVPVASTSTVDSSSLSDDDMVSNNLETSDHEIQEESLESLKMQLLHAQKEIACLNEDLSNLKSRLAKTEAELVNSEKELKRLSQENNDLKSRTFCINNLSDNDSISFYTGFPNLETFKATLSYLNPGENGENIRYWRSIDVKVDDERKSQQRDCNKPGRRRTLQPEEEFFLVLCRLRQGFNEKHLAFLFGISQPTVSRIFISWINFMFLRFGNINIWPSREEINKTMLEDFKVKYPNTRVILDCTEIKCQMPSSLLLNSRLFSSYKNHTTLKGLIGIAPSGAITFTSQLYTGSISDREIVERSGILDLPFSEGDDIMADKGFTIEDLLPLGVTLNIPPFLQMWAVCTFLCNVQDSIITE, encoded by the exons ATGTGGTCAAGTTCTAAAGTTTACTGTTGTGTTCCCCTTTGCAACCAAACAGGCCGCGTAGATCCGCAAGGAAACAGAGTgggattttttacttttccgaAGGATCCAAACATTCGCCAGCAATGGCTACAGAAAATCCGAAGAGATGTTGGCCCTAACTTTTCATTAACGAAAGATACCAAGATCTGCTCGTTACATTTTcgtgaagaagaaataaaaacaggcaTTTCCggcaaaaaaattgaattggTGAAGGGCACAATTCCTTCGAGGTTTGCGTGGCGTACTTCTCCACGGAAAAGACATTCGCCATTAGACGGAAGTCAAATACCTGAAAAAAGGAAGCAAATGGAGGATTTATCTACATGCAACGAGAATGGATGTGCGGCTGAAGACCTACACAGTGTACCGGTAGCTAGCACGAGCACAGTAGACAGCAGCAGTCTTTCAGACGATGATATGGTTTCAAACAACCTCGAAACTTCTGACCATGAAATTCAAGAAGAGTCACTCGAATCATTGAAAATGCAGCTGCTACATGCCCAGAAAGAGATTGCTTGTTTAAATGAAGATTTATCAAATTTGAAATCACGCTTAGCTAAAACTGAAGCTGAACTGGTGAATTCAGAAAAGGAACTCAAACGTCTATCGCAGGAAAACAATGACCTAAAATCACGTACGTTTTGCATAAACAATCTGTCAGACAACGATTCTATTTCATTTTACACTGGTTTCCCAAACTTAGAGACGTTCAAAGCAacgctttcatatctgaatccaggggaaaatggtgaaaatattCGATACTGGCGTTCAATTGATGTGAAAGTAGACGACGAAAGGAAAAGTCAACAAAGGGATTGTAACAAACCTGGGCGAAGAAGAACTCTTCAGCCAGAGGAAGAGTTTTTTCTGGTGTTGTGTCGATTGAGACAGGGATTTAACGAGAAACATTTAGCATTTTTATTTGGCATTTCTCAGCCGACAGTTAGTAGAATTTTTATTTCCTGGATTAACTTTATGTTTCTTCGTTTTGGCAATATAAACATTTGGCCTAGCCGGGAGGAAATTAACAAAACTATGCTTGAAGATTTCAAAGTTAAATATCCAAACACGCGTGTCATCCTAGACTGTACAGAAATAAAATGTCAAATGCCAAGCAGCCTGCTTCTTAACAGCAGATTATTTAGTTCCTACAAGAACCACACTACACTCAAAGGGCTTATTGGGATTGCCCCTTCAGGAGCAATAACATTTACAAGCCAGCTGTATACCGGCAGCATTTCAGACCGAGAAATTGTAGAAAGAAGTGGTATCCTGGACTTACCCTTCAGCGAGGGTGATGATATAATGGCAGACAAAGGTTTTACAATCGAGGACTTGCTTCCTCTGGGTGTTACATTAAATATACCTCCATTTCT TCAAATGTGGGCAGTCTGCACCTTTTTGTGCAATGTCCAGGACTCCATTATAACTGAGTAA